The genomic region atgtaagttatgcgcgaaagtgcaaatttgtgcactttttgacacttttagtccctgaatgatccaaaagtttgttttagcataccaaacccctcaaagcctatttctaagctatgtaaaggatatttatggtatgtttaacttatgaacatgttccggaatgttcgttacagttcaaattggcatactttcgtagtttgtcaattttagtccctgtaagcgaattaacttgtttttgccataccaaagccttcaaaacttatttctaagttatgtaaaggttatttaaggtatgttgagtatatgttgatgtttccggagtatttgttgcgttaaactgagtacgtttaagcaccagttaacgtataactctccagaaagcgatgtagagtttaaaattgaacaaaggtcaaaacacgaaaaatgtaaaacacaaccaaacaaacattgggatcaaataacattgtcctattgataactgaactgttcacaatgatttcaagcacagaTGTTAcacaactagttgttgactctctgctgcatgccttgcaggaccttaggtacatatggagcttgcacagggaggagcaggtcattgtgggacatggatcgtggatgccatgttaacatTTGAACATTGAACTTATGATTCACTTTggatttacatacttatgcttccgctactcaaattacgttttgttaaacaccaattatattgtgatggattgttttgattacttttaatatttaaatgctatgttcaatatgcttggtggcttgatcctggtcagtcacgctcccaagtggtgatactccgcaggtggattttgggggtgtgacagtgcgCCCGCTCCAGGCTGGAGAAGAATactggtatgaccagattaagGGTAATTTTATGTACCCCGTTGCTGATGCATTCGCCGATCCACCTACCGCAACTGAAGGTGCACATATACCTAACCCTCGTCCCTTGCGCTCTGTGTCTTCTGCTAGGAAAGAGATTATCTATCTTTCCAGCGGGGAGTCTGTGGGATCATCAAATGGAGAGCTAAGTTCGTGGTCTGACATCTTTGTAGGTGTGCTGCGCGACTTAGGGATTGACCCTGAAGATAAGAAGAAAAAACCTGTGAGAAAGAAGAAGGTTATCACGTTGAATCCTGAGGTGACCAGCAAGGGAGCTGGGAGTAGTCGCGCAACCGCTGGCGCTGCTGACAAAGGTACTCTCCGCCTTCGTCAAAGTAACTTGGAGGATTATGTTATTATCAGTGATTCATTTGAAGGTTTATCGCGTATAGGCGAGAAGAAAACTGGAGCAGGTGGTTCAAAGAGCTCAGGGAGCGTGGGTTCTCGCAACCCGGATGCTGGTGCGACTCCTTCCTCTGTTGCGcatgaagaggaggaagaagaagcaGAAGAGGAGGAGGAGCCTGCTGCAAAGTTAGTCAGCAGAAAAAGAAATAGGAGTGAGACCACAACTGGTGTGTCTACTGCGCCGAAGGCTGGTACGGTTCCCTTGATCGGGAAGCAAAGCAGCTTGCGCTCTCTTTATAGGTTTTCTCCTGGTAAGCTTTTCCTTATTTTCTCTTCCTTTTGTTGTTGTCTCCTCTTAATCACTTAGCTTTTTGCAGAGGCCAAGAAGAAGACGCCTGATAAGGGTGTTGTATATATGGAGCCTTCAGAGCCGGTGCAGAAAAGGCCTAAGGTTACTATCAAACCTTTCCAGGCTGCTGGGGCAGAGTCTGAAAAGGATAAACAAGCTGCTGAGACGGAGAGGGCGAAAGCTGCTGAGGCTGAGAAGAGACAAGCTGAGGaaaagaagaaagctgaggaagACAAGCGCAAAGCTGAGGAGGAGCGTAAGAAGAGGGCCGAGGAAGAGAAGAGGAAGAAGGTTGAGGAAGAGAGGAAAAAGGTTGAGGAAGAGAGGAAAAAGAAAGCCGAGGAGGAGAGGAGGAAAAGAGCGTCTGATAAACCTTCTGGAGATGACGTGAAAAGGTCCGGGACCGTGCATATTGCGGGGCTTGATCGGCCCCATCATGAAAAAAGGAAGGAACCTGAATTTGAGAAGGTGGTGCAATCTGTTAAAACAACCTCTTGTACGAAGGGATCAAGCTCTGCTGCTTTGGGAAAACAAGGCGCACCGCCGTATTCTCCAATAGGCCCCCGGGATACTTTGGGGGACATTTATTACAAGTCTTATACGGAGGAGAGCCGTGGTGACGCTCTGCATCAACCGCCATGGGGTTTAAAGCAAAAAGATACTTTCCTTGAGTTCGCGCCTTGCCGCGACTGGCTTCTGAATTCCATTCCTCCTGGCGAGGTTGTCCGTCAAAGGGCGCGAACCCACAGTGGGTTGTATCACGCCTATGTTGTTGGCGAGGCCAACACCCGTGCTGCTAATCATCAAATTGTTTGTGAGTGGCGAACTATGGTTAGGGAGAGGGAGAATTGGGAGAAATACCGTGAGCGGATATTAAGGCGTGTTGATGACTTCGAAAATCGAAGGTTGCCTTTGACGAAGAGAAGGCAAAGTACGAAGCTGACCGGAAGTCGGAGCAGTGGGGTCGTGAAGGCCTTAAGGGCAAGCTTCGCGCTGCTGAAGACCTCTTAGCAAAGGAGAAAGCTGAGTTTAAGAGGTTATGTAAGAAAGATAACCAACGCGCGTTCGCGGCTCGTAATAAGATTACTGAGCTTGAAGGCAAAGGTGTTGAGCTGACAGCAAAAGCTTGAGGATGCCCAAGCTGCGCAAGCTGCTAAAGAGCAGGCTGAGGTTCGAGAAACTTCTCTTTTAGTTTATGCTTTTGTTGGCTGAATTAACTGATCCTTTTATCCCTTGTAGATTGAGCTGGCCGAGGTGAAGGCGCAACTATCTGGTAAAGCCAAGGATTTGATTGCCAAGGACGTCGAGATTGCTGAGTTGAAACGCCGCTTGCAAGAACAGGTTGACAAAAGCGAGTCCTTGGAAATTGACCTTGAAGCCGAGAAGGGTAAGGCTGCCTTTGCTGAATAGTCTAAACAAAAAGCTGAGGAGGCGCGAGACATTAGCACAACTGCTCTTAATGTGGCGCAAAACAATTACTTCGAAGCTCAAGGCGTTGTTGATACTTTGGTCTCTGAAGCTGAGTGGCTTCGCGGCAGACGAATAGCTCTGGTATGGTTTTTCTTAACTTTGGCTATATTTGTTGGAATCTAGTGTCTTATTTATTGCCTTCGTTGTAGATGGCCAACTCCATCTTGAATGTTGGGGAGCTAGACAAAGCTGTTGCTGCTCTGATTGATGCTTCCCGCGCCGTTGACCATCGTGGGGGCGCAACATGCTACAGAGATGCTTGGACAAGAATTCGACACTAGTCACTGCTCAGTGACTGATCAAGCTGAGGCTGAGCTACCCCGCACTGAACATGGTTATGACCATCTATCCCTACCTGTGATGGATTTGGTTACTGAAGCGCTGAAGCATGATGATTGGTGTCACCGGCTAAAGACTATTCTTGACCCACCAGAGACCGTTGAATTGTCTAATGAAGAGGAAACTGCAGGTGATGATGGCGATGATGATGGTGAAGGCGATAAGCATGACGacgatggtgatggtgatggcgTTGAATAGATGGTGTTGAAGGCTTTGTGCCTTGTAATTTTTGTTTAGTTTTTGAATATGGCGTGTCGCGCGGTCACGCTTCACTTAGATCAAATGAATGATAGGCTTTATGTAACCATTGCGCGTTTGCGcttatttgaatatgatgtttatgtttattctgtcttgttacaattattgcactgttgttagaaactttggttaagttagcgcgaataaatgtaagtgtAGCTCTTGTGCAAGTGTAACTGCTCGGTCTCGCGCTatgttcgcggaggaccttgtAGGCATAACTCAAGAGCTCGTAATTCACTGAAGTGTTTTcatgctaatcaaaagtttaacatgcatttgtaactcaAGAAGCAATATAAAAAGAAAACATGTCGTATGCTTTCATTAATTGGGAAATAGGCGCTTAGGCCAATCATACATTGCGGATAAATAACATAAAGGGCGTTTAGCCAACATAGGAATTTAAGCAGGCGCGTGGCCAACATGAGAGAAATGGCGCATGGCCTAGAGTAGTTACATGTAGCACTTGCgcaattgttgcgcattccaTGTGCGCGGGATGATGTGTCCATCCAATGTGCGCAAtttgtatgccccctttcctacaACTTCGTGAAccaagtatgggccttcccatttgggtgctagtTTTCCTGGGCGTTTGGCGTTTGAAGCTTCGTTGTCTCGGAAAACGTATTCTCCTggagtgaaggtacaaatgcggactctcgcattgtagtacctttccagttgTGTCTTGTATTTCGCTTCTTTAATACGCGCGATCTCGCGTCTTTCTTCCAGGAGATCCAAATCGAGACGACGCTCTGCTTCATTATCAACCGTGTTGACTGCTGTCAAGCGCGGTGAGGGGAGTCCAACTTCCTCCGGGATAACTGCCTCCGAGCCGTATACTAGGCTAAAAGGAGTTTCGCTGTTGCTTGTCTtcggcatggttcgatgagcccataggatgcttgggagctcatctacccagcctCTTCTCTTTGTGCCCAGTCGGGTTTTTATCCCCTCGACGATACTTTTGTTGACGCTTTCCACTTGACCGTTGCCTTGAGGATGCGCAACGGACGAGAAGGTATGCTcgatcttcatttccttcatccaattttgaagatcctcagaagcaaAATTGGTACCGTTGTCTGTGACGATTTTGAGTGGAAGACCAAATCTgcagatgatgtgctcccagATAAACTTGCGCACCATCATTGCAGTGGTTGAAGCGAGAGCCTTGGCCTCCACCCACTTTATGAAATAGTCAACGGCCACGATTCTGCACTTCACGGCTCCCGGAGCGTCTGGGAAAGGTCCCACCATATCAATCCCCCACTGTTGAAAAGGCCAAGCAGTGGACACTGGGATAAGGTCATTCTTTGGGCGCAGGGTCTTTGGAGAATGTTGCTGACAGGAGTCGCATTGCGCAGCTCCTTCAGGGCGTCGACATGCATCCCTAGCCAATAATATCCAGCGTTCATAATCTTCGAGACAACCATGCGTGGTCCTACATGGATTCCACAGATCCCTTCATGAATCTCTCTGATCAAGTAGTTCGCGTCTTGGGGGTCCACGCAGCGCAATAAGGGCCCCAAGAAGGACTTTCGGTATAGAATACCACCATTCATCTCATAATGCAGGGCCTTGTTTTGAATCTTCCTTGCCTCTACTTTGCTCTCCGGGAGTATCCTTTCCTACAGATACCGGATTATAGGGGTCATCCAGGATGGCTGCCCTATTTCGATCACACTTACCTGGCGCAGCAGGACTGATGGGTTTTTGAATACTTCAATCCTTACCTCTTTTGCGAGATGTTGAAAGGAAGTTGAAGCAAGCTTGCTTAAGGCGTCTGCCTGTTTGTTTTCGGAACGATTGATGTGTACTACCTTGTATGACTTGAATTTCTGAAGCAGCTCTTTTGCTTGATCTAAATATAAGGCCATAACGTCGCCCTTTGCATCATAGATTCCATTGACTTGACTGGCGATCAAAAGTGAATCAACGTGTGCTTGCAGATTTTTAGCTCCCATTTTTATGGCGAGCCATAAGCCTGCCAGAAATGCCTCGTACTCCGCCTCGTTGTTGGTATTCTTAAAATCCAACCTGATGGCGTACGTAAATTCATGTTTTCAAGACTCACAAGGCGCAATCCGGCTCCTGCGCCATCCTCGTTTGAGGCCCCATCTGTGTATAGCAACCATAACTCATCAGTTGTATCTTTCATGGGAGTTTCGACAATCTCGCAATCTTTGATTTTTTCCGCTGGGACTTCTGTGATAAAGTCTGCAAGGACTTGACCCttaatggctgggcgcggcctatACAAAATGTTGTGGCCCCCCAGCTCGATCGCCCACTTTGCTAATCGCCCAGATGTCTCCGGTTTCTGCAATATCGTCCCGATGTGGAAATTGGTGAGTACGGTGATGATatggcctgtgaagtatcggcgcagcCTTCTGGAGGCATGTAGCAGTGCCAATGCCAGTACCAGTTTCTCCATCGTTGAATATCTCATTTCTGGATCTGTGAGCATTCTACTGACATAGTAGATTGGAGTCTGAACTCCATTTCTTTCTACAAGCAATATCGAACCCACTGCCTTGTCTGATGATGACAAGTACAAGATGAGCGGCTCCTTTTCGAACGGTGCAGTCAGGGTTGGGAGTTcgatcaaacactccttcatttgctGAAAAGCACTCTCTGCTTCAGGTGTCCACCTGAACTCTTGTTTCTTCACACAGTTGCGCAGAGTGCTGATGAAAGGGTATGACTTCGCGGCGTGATTTGACAGGAAGTGGTTAAGCGCGGCTAAGCGGCCGGCCAACCTTTGCATCTCTTTGATTGTTCTTGGTGATGGCATCCGTTCTATTGCTTGGACCTTTTCTGGATTCACCTTAAATCCGCCAtttgtgactatgaagcccaaGAATTTTCCTTCCTCCATACCAAAAGAACATTTGGCTGGATTCAATTTCATATTCACCCTTCTCAATGAGTTGAATGCTTTCTCGATGTccttcaacatttggtcctcttcAGGACTTTTTACCACCAGATCGTCGATGTAAACTTCGATATGCTTCCCAATATCCCCAgcgaaggtcttgtccatcaGGCGCTGGTACGTGGCGCCAACGTTTTTGAGACCGAATGGCATCTTTGTATAACAGAAGATCCCGAGGTCGGTCCGGAAAGATGTCTTGTCTTCGTCTTCAAGCTTCATTTGAACCTGATGGTATCCCTTGTAGCAATCTAAGAAGCATTTCCATCTGTATGGTGCGAGGGAGTCTATCTTTTTGTCGATCTCAGGCAAAGAGTAGCAATCTTTagggcatgccttgttgagatcagtaTAATCAACGCACATTCGCCATCCTCCACTAGACTTTTCCACCATTACTGGGTTCGCGACCCAACTTTGATAACGTACTTCTCGCAAGATTCCAGCTTTGAGTAGTTCGCATACTTGCTCATTCATTGCTTTGGTTTTGTCTGCCCCtaagctgcgccttctttgg from Helianthus annuus cultivar XRQ/B chromosome 10, HanXRQr2.0-SUNRISE, whole genome shotgun sequence harbors:
- the LOC110882059 gene encoding stress response protein NST1-like; its protein translation is MYPVADAFADPPTATEGAHIPNPRPLRSVSSARKEIIYLSSGESVGSSNGELSSWSDIFVGVLRDLGIDPEDKKKKPVRKKKVITLNPEVTSKGAGSSRATAGAADKGTLRLRQSNLEDYVIISDSFEGLSRIGEKKTGAGGSKSSGSVGSRNPDAGATPSSVAHEEEEEEAEEEEEPAAKLVSRKRNRSETTTGVSTAPKAGTVPLIGKQSSLRSLYRFSPEAKKKTPDKGVVYMEPSEPVQKRPKVTIKPFQAAGAESEKDKQAAETERAKAAEAEKRQAEEKKKAEEDKRKAEEERKKRAEEEKRKKVEEERKKVEEERKKKAEEERRKRASDKPSGDDVKRSGTVHIAGLDRPHHEKRKEPEFEKVVQSVKTTSCTKGSSSAALGKQGAPPYSPIGPRDTLGDIYYKSYTEESRGDALHQPPWGLKQKDTFLEFAPCRDWLLNSIPPGEVVRQRARTHSGLYHAYVVGEANTRAANHQIVCEWRTMVRERENWEKYRERILRRVDDFENRRLPLTKRRQSTKLTGSRSSGVVKALRIELAEVKAQLSGKAKDLIAKDVEIAELKRRLQEQVDKSESLEIDLEAEKGKAAFAE